From the genome of Clavelina lepadiformis chromosome 2, kaClaLepa1.1, whole genome shotgun sequence:
TTCAAATGTTTTCCGAGCAAGGACCACAGGTAGGTCAcgtgataaatattttattaatgttCGAAGTTGGTAAGCACAAAGACGAGTCATCATAGGGTCGTAACAATGGCTAGTTCACATCGTGTGTTCCTACAGTAACGTtattctatgacgtcataattcacGGCGGGATAACTTCAATTTCTCAATCGCTTTCAAGACTTCGCCTTTGATGCTTTTCACGTCCGTTCTCGGCCCCCAAGCGGCAATAACTTTTCCGTTTCCATCCAGTAAATACTTCCAGAAGTTCCAGTTCGGATTTTTATCGGAAGATTCTGTGTAAAACAAATCACTTATATTTAATTGTCACACTTTGAGTATAATTGGAATCACTGCAGGCCCTAAATACGACGAGTCGCCCAAAAGTGTCCATCACGCTTTTACCTGTGAGGTATCTATAAGCGGAGTGTGCCGTTGTACCCGTGACGTCAATTTTAGCGAACAACGGGAACGGGGCTTTGTAGGTTTCCCGCGCAAATTTCTCGATATCTTCATTATCATGGGGCTCCTGCTGACCGAACTGATTGCAAGGGAAGCCGAGTACGGTGAAGGGTTCCTTCTTCTCAACGTTTAACTCGTTGTACAGGTCGGTCAGCTCCTTGTAGTGTTCGTTCGTGTATCCGCATTCGCTTGCCAGGTTGACTACTAGCGACACctagcaataaaatttttttagcgCATACATGATAAAAGTGCTGGCTCCCGACAACTGTTGTCAAAGTAAATGACATGTGTCTAGCGTCAGGACATCAACCGACCGCTTAAGGGAATCAGGCAGGTCCACTACGCACAATGCTTGTTTGTAAGCGACATTATCCGGACGCGTAACACTGAAATTGCTTTCAAATGAGAAAACTGTAGAGTTTCATTTGATAAATACAGTAAACACTTAAACTATAGCTTATTTGCATGCATGTTAGCACACACGGGGTGCATGTCAAAGTAGAGAGCTGACAATAATCCAGTTCATCAAGGCGCTACTTTTATATGAACCAGTCGCATTCCGCGCGTTTTTCATTTCCAAAGTTCGGAAACCGACACGAAAGAGTGGTTTCCGCATTACATCAATACGATCATTTCATCGTAGTAAGACTTTCTATCGAGTGAACTCAGTGGGTCCTAAAGCAGAAGACTAATTGCTGAGGCATTCAAGCTTCTAAGTTTTGCTGCCTACCGTTTAACATTTCAAATTTGACTCGGTCGCTGCTTGTTAAGGCAGTTGTACAAATAATAACTTCAGCTACCCATGAATTACTTCCTAACCAACTTACCATTCCTCTGTAGGCTTCAAGTGAAACCGGTTTTCCTCGAATATTTTTCACTTTGTAAGAATAAAACCCTCCCTTGCCACATACTGCACAGCTTATAAGCGAGCTGACTAACAGCAAATGAGCCAAGACTGCGGAACCTGCCATTTTGCTTTGATGCGCGATACCCTACAACTGGCGGTCTAGCGCATTCGTCAGTGTGCCCATTACGACGTCATAATCACTTCTTTTTTCAGCGTCGGTTCTCTTTCTCTTATGTTGCTTGTGGCTCGTTAGCGTTACCTTGCGGAATTTTCTATACTTTAAAAATCCACTTGGAGCGCGTGAACttgattttgctttatttgttgttggttTAGATCAGCAAAAAGCATTTCGACCAGATCATGGAGTACGTCGCATCCGGGATCGAGGAAGGAGCTAAACTTGAATGCGGAGGAGCAAGGCAAGGCGAAGAGGGATTCTACATCCAACCAACGGTCTTCTCGAACGTCAAAGATGAGATGCGGATTGCGCGAGAGGAGGTAAACACACAAACACACAAACACTTAATAAAACCCGCGTCACACCGGTTTCAAGCAAGATCCCATTCAGAGTTAGTTGCGATATGAGATTGTGTGTGATCACTGTTGTGTTGACAGATATTTGGACCCGTTCAGTGCATTTTCAAATTCAAAATGATCGATGAAGTGATTCGAAGATCCAACCACACCGACTACGGACTTGCCGCAGGGATCTTTACACGAGATGTCGGAGCAGCGTTGGAAATGGCAAAGGCGCTCGAATCCGGAACCGTCTGGTAAAGGCGCAGATATAAAACAACCTGCTCTGATTTTCTTACGATAATTCCGCAACTATTTCGTGCAGTACAGACTTCTGAATGTTTTATAGGCTACTTTGTTTTCTACTGGGCTTCTATATCTATTTGCCTGTAACTGATGATGACGTCAGTACGTTTAAACTTTGAACTTTCTCTTTCAGGGTAAATTGTTACAACGCTTTCGCGGTTCAGAGCCCATTTGGTGGGATGAAGATGTCCGGGAAAGGAAAAGAAATGTAAGTGGTTGTCACTACTTCACAAAACTGTTTGTTAATCTTTAGATATTTCATATATTTCCTATGTACAGGGGAGAAGAAAGTCTTTGGGAATTCTCTGAAATAAAGACGGTGACGTTGAAACTTCCGCAATTGCAGAATATTTCTTTCTCGTCGAACGCGACTAAGCAATACAGCGCTCCCGTCTTGCCTGCAAAAGATGACGGAATGGGGAAGAAGACTGTGAATGGCTCTTCGTAATTTCTGGGAGTTTTCTTTGATGCTTTCAACCGGCATTGTCGTCGCTCTTGAGTCGTCAGATGAAGGAATTGGACACATCATGCTTTTGGGCGTCTCGCGCTTTGTTAGTGACGTCATCGTGTAGATATTTCGTGTGTTTTTTTGTAGAAAAGTAATATTACCTTTTCCTAACGCTAACAAGCGTATTATTTTCTTCGGTTAGTACCGTGCGGAtactttgtaatttattttgtgtttttgaaaagtgttttgtgtGATCTACTGTCTTCGGAATATTGCTTTGCATTACCAGCGATTTTCACTGATTGCTTTCGATTTTAAAATACAGAAAGACAACAACGttcttgtttgaaattttacaattatgcTCAGAACTCAGGGTTGTAAAATGTCCAACCTGGTCGGGTTTTATGGAACAATTGCAATTACGCCGCCTATGTTTGATACCCGGTGAAACTACTGTTGTATTGTCCTTGCGCAAAGCACTAACTACGTTTGCTCTTGTccagtggacctggtggacaATTCCAAATTGGGgcaatgcaataaaaaaatctgTGATTGGAACTTGCACCATGGCTAGCTCGATGACAGGGGTTTCAaggatgaggaatcatcgatGAGTTTAAGTcttgcaaagacttttctcagttCGAGGATAACGATTGTGAAACCATAAATGTTTCAGTTCTTGTAAAATCAAAACTGTAACTTCTCTACATTTGGGAATATACGTAGCAAATTACGTAACAGGTTAGGGAAAGACAGAAAAACTAGGAaacgatttgattaaaaataaacaatagaagcCGCAGAAGACAATGATGAAATCGCTTCTTTActgataaaagaaaacaaagcaaacatatCTAACgacatgcaataaaaaaaactcaatcattgtacatatgttttatttcaactacGGTATTGTATCAATGGTCATTTTCATCATTATCAATAATACTGATATCGTTCAAGTCATTATTATCACTGGAACTTCCATTtccttttggttttgtttgctttaaacaAATGCGACAATAATAGCAGCTGTCGAATTAGCGGTTTTACAAAAAGAGACAATAAAATTGCAGCTGACTTACTGTTTCCGTTTTCTTGTTACCGGTACTTATGGTAGATAAACTCAAACGCCCACTGAGCGCCAATtaaaagacaaaaacgtttatgtaataaaaatagaagccgcacaaaacgttcaaaaataaaaaatagtagccgcggtttctattcaagaaaatacggcaTGCACCATATATACGACCTGCTGTTATTTCAACTAACAAGCTGTAAACTATGGTCATGTAGATGCATGAACACCGCGTGTTGTGTCtcaatttgtgttttttctcGTTCATGGTTGTGGTTATTCATGAAATGCTTTCAAGTCACAAAAAGCAATTGTATCTAAAAATCCCGGTGTTTTTCTATTAAAActcgtttttctttgttggaaAAAACCCCCCCGGGTGGGTAAGTGGGTACATAGACGGGTAGTTACCCACTGTCAGGATAGTAAACTGATCTTAGTTGGCTAAAATTAGAGACTTCGAGCTCTACACAACAAGATTTACTGAAATTCCTTTTTAAGTACGAACCTGCAAAACCACCCAAGACACAAAGTCATTCTTTTGCCAACTGGTGGCGCTATGACGATATTAgcgaaaaaatgcaaaacttttgttacaaaatttttattgccgaATATGGAACAAACGTTAAGATATTCATGCAAGACACGGGGCCGCTAGGAACCAACAAATATCACATCGATACACGCCATGAGTCTATTCTTGAAAACAAGCTTCATTCCTGGTTGACCGTGGCTGGAGATGAAACTGGAAAACAAACCTATATTAACAGAAGTAATAAGCTGGAATAAGTTAAGTAGCATCGACCACCTATAAACAGTAGCTTACAACAAAATGTCGAGAAAGTCGAAGCAACTACGGGTACTCAATCGCATAAACAACCCTGATACGGTTCCTCCGCGCGAGAAATATTCAACTCAACAAACCTGCCATCACTGTGCAGTGGGTGCGGGGGCACTGGTGCCCTCCTTCCCCTCCGCTTTCTTGCTGCCGGACACGATGTCGTCGATACGAAGAAGCAGCATCGCCGTCTGCAACATTTATAACGTCACAATCACTGATTATTACGACTGAAACTGAATTGAGTAGAAAATGGAACCTCCATGGCTGTCTTGTAGATCTGCAGCTTCACTGACAGCGGCTCCCACACATCAAGCTCCTTCATATCTTGGATGTCGCCGGTCTCGCCATTCACCCCCCAGCTTTCATTGCCGTCGCTCGCGTGTTTCGCCTGAACAGTCCAACAGATGACAACACTTATAACGcacagtgacgtcacaatggtaATATCTGGTAAGGTTGAAATACCCTGAGTGCAGTTATAGTTCTGATGGTGCTCGCTCCACAATTCTGTATCAGAGTACGAGGGATAACTTCCAACGAATCAGCCACGGCTCGATACGGCCACTGTTCCACACCTGTCATCGACTTCGACTTTTCCCTcattaactgaaaaaaataGTTAAGTTAATGTCAAATAATACTGCAAGACTTAAATGGAAACTATAGCGGCTTACTTGAGCAACAGCCATTTCAACAGCGCCTCCTCCCGGAAGTAATCGCGGGTTCACCATGACGTTTCGAGCGACCTGCATGGCGTCTTGGAGATTGCGTTCCACCTCCATCAAAATATCCTTACTAGCTCCTCGAAGCAGGATTGTGCATGCCTGGTAGATGTTTGGATCAAttaatcatttcatttttcatcatCAGTGCAGTTGGGATAAAAAATGAAGCTAGTTATGATTTGCATACATCAGTGCACGTGAAAAAAACTAAGGCAAAAATGGCTTAAACGTGCACAGAGGCAGCAATGCTAATAACTTGCTAACAACAATTAGCACGACCACTAAACCCAAATACTTGAAAGGTCTATGGGCGGTTTATATAGAATCATAATTCTAATGATACAATAGAATATGATTATTGTATCATGACGTAATGCAAAGAGTGTAAGCAGTCAAGTAACCGTTTAAACAGTGAAAGTTGACCACACAAGCAAGCATTCACACCTTGTGGTCAcatattatgatgtcattatcATCATCATTAACATTATACCTTCGGGTCCTTGCATTTGGTTATGAATGTAAAATATTCATCCCCATATTTCTTAATCTCAAAAAGCCCGGCTCCTGTTCCAATGTCCTCTTCTCGGATCTCATCCGTTCTTGAACACACGGTGCCGCCACATGCACGAGCAATTCTGTTATTGTCCGACTTTCGAACTCGTCGTATTGCTGTGATGTTGGCCTTTGCCAGGAAATACTGAGCAAGATCTAGGAAATAGTTGATATGAAAAATCCATAAACATAAAACTAAGAATCAATAAGGCAGCATTGAAGGAAATCCCGCTGCTTCATGATTCACATGTTTTACCCTTATTTTAAGCCGTCTTACTTACAGTGTCATTTGTTCTTTGGGATGATTTTATTAAGCGCACACATAACTCAGCCGTTTTAGACCTTTCATCATATGCTTCACCCATAGTTCTGTAGCAATGTTTGCATCTTAACCTACCACACCATGCATAATTGCATACATACCTACAACACTTAGTAAGTTTTGCACTAAGCTCATTGAGGCCGGCTGATTAATTTGCCATTTAATGACCACCCACCTGATGGTGCTGGCCAACAAGAGTTGTAAAAGTGTTCTGTGCAATGATGAAAAGATTACCATGTGGTAGCTGGCTATTTACGAAATTCATGAAACTACtcttttatgaaatttaacataccaaaaatagaaaattacaAATGGTTGTTATGGCTGGAAACAACCATACAAATGGCTGTTTCCAGCAAGATCCAATTACCCAGTAACGTATAGATTTTGACTTATATAACctttaaatcaattaaaaattgatgtGTGTGTCATCATGTGAAATTGATGGAACAAAAGTCCAATCCAAgacattaagtgcaaaataatgcaCTTTAAGTTCGAcactgaagctcatgaaaaaTATTGAGTGTGCCTATTTCAAACAAGAATAGAAAACTACTAACAATAAATAACATCTTTCGACAACACCAATCTGGCAAGATGTAGATAACAATGCAATCGTAAGGAAGACGGCATAAGCAAGGTGAGCGCATCTGAACTATTAAATCATAAAAGACATTTGTGAGTCTTCAATCAAAAGTCCCACCTGAAATTCCTTTCTCCGTGAAGACCAAGTCAGGTTTAAactttatgatgtcattggTCACTCTTTTCACGTGCTCCTCTTCcatttgaagaattttctcaaaatctGTATCTTTGCTTAGCTCTAGGTCAGTCTGAAGGAAGATTAAGAACTTAGAGGATGGAATTAACTATATTTAGTGAAATAATGAAGATTTTAACCTGGCTCTCTCCCTTCTGGTACTCCAGGGAGCAGTCCAGGAGCAAAATTCGAggattttctatttttctccTCATCCCTGGATGAGTGACATCCTTGTTTAACATCACACCATTCAAAACCTCAGAGTCTTCCAATGTACCACCGGGAACCTGGAAtagcaaatttgttttactgGTTCACGACTGCAACAATATTTGGTTGGATATCAAAATAGAGATATTAACATCTTGCACACCTTTTCCACTTTTGCGTATCGTTTAATGTCAATCTCACGACGGCCGGTGGAAGCGTTTTCAATCGCAACCGTGCTCACTGATTTGATCGCCATGTCACAGGCCAAATTTGCCCATTTGTTGATGAACTTTGTACCAATTGCACTTTTGACAATTTTACGCATTTCTTCATTCTTTGTAACATCCACTTCCACACTGTAAGGAATATTTGTCcaaaacatcaataaattgtttcttcaaataaatGCAAGATCTCACCTTAATTGTGTTAATAAATCTTGCATGTCATCAAGTGCCTTGCGATAAGCAGCGATGATGACAGTGGGATGCATCTTCTGCTCCAGAAACTGTTGCGCAGCCGACATCATTTCACCGGCTATTGAAGAGAATGATTAAAAGTCAATGAAAGTTTCGTGAGATGCACAAAGTTGCTGATGCTAACCAAGTATGATAACCGATGTTGTCCCATCTCCAACTTCCTCATCCTGAGTACGACTGATCTCAATCATGGTTTTAGCAGCCGGATGTTGGACGGTGATTTCACGCAGAATCGCATTTCCATCATTTGTCATCACAATACCACCCATTGGGTCCATCAACATCTGCGTGAGTCAATCAGTATAAAATGATCAATCACCAAGAGGCAACTAAATTAAGTATAAACAGAGGAATTTCCACTACAATAACGATGATAGATTTTCTCACTTTTAACATGGATCTTGGTCCAAGGCAAGTTCGAATCACATCAGCAATTGTCTAAGAAAATATAAGAaagttgttattattataacaACAACAAGATGCAATCCAGTGAAACTAAAGCAAGAAATCTCTTAAACTGCTTTACCTTTGCTGCGTTTACATTCCCAAGCTGGACTTTTCTACCAGATTCCCTCTTTGAATTTTGATCTAAAAAGCAgaataacataaaaaacatCATAATGTCAAAACTCTATCAATACGACAACAGAAACCTATGTGCAATGTGATTATTTCACAAGCGTCCATTaacaaaagttgaaaaattgcAATACAATAACTGACAGATTTTTGTTGATATGTTTATGTTTGCTCTTTCGTTTTTGCGTTAGGAAAAAAGGCAGGGACCTGGCATACAGATTGGTGCCAGAGCTGGTATTCAGGAGGCTTGGGGTTCAAATCCCGTCAATGTTTGATTATTTTCTACTTTACTTTTGAGGTAAGTTATGAGAGGTGACAGTTTGAGATTAATTGAGATTTCGGGAGAATGAGTATgtcattttaagttgaaaattagcaaTAGTTTCATTTATAGACAAGCTTAGTTGTCATTTACCATATTCATATTTTCCTAATTTGATAACCCACGACTGGTAAAATAATTTACGACTAGACTACAAAGTATGGCTGTTTCTAGCAAGATCCAATTACCCAGTAACGTACAGATCTTGACTTATttaatctttaaatcaattaaaaattgagtgcacaAAAGTTCTATTCAAGACATTAAGTACAAAATAACACATTTTAAGTTCGCcactgaagctcatgaaaaaTATTGAGTGTGCCTATATCAAACTCAGCAGTCTTGATTCACTGGCCAATTGTTACTGAAGTAGGAAAATTCCAATTGCATTTACCATCACCGCCCGTCTGCacagtatggcagttttcgctGAGATCTTGGGTGTCCACTGCGACTTGTGGCTATCCAGCGCTTGTGCCATCAAGGTGTGGCCCCATACGATAGAAATTGTGTAAAAAATCAGTGGCtttggtatttttatttttagagaTATCGGTTTTAAACAGTAATTTTGCATTGTAAATCGGAGCATAAATCAGCCCACTTTCTTTCTAGACACCTGTTTGCCCTGGAGTGCATTTTACTCTGCACCCAGAAGTCAGACAGCAGAATATGGTAAGAGCACACCTgagattttttttataaaataggCCGAACAGCCATGTACCACAAATAGCAGTGCACACGGAATTTTGCTCGGCAATAACTGTCATACCCAGCAGTCTGGCATGCCGCTTACCGAAGTTGCCTTTTCCGTATTTGGCAGCTGGTAAAGTAGACGCTGCCAATTAATAATTATGCAATCAAGGTCCATGATTGCTGGCGACAGACCACAGTGGAAGTGTGGTACCTGCACacacgagattcatcaacacACAAACCAAATCTTTTATCTTCACACCAATTAAATAAAGAGAAGCTGGTTGGTTGAGTgacaatttataataaataaagaatcgaagcttcagtgcacgccatTACGCCAAAAACTGCATCTTTGCAGGTACAATTTCTTGTCGAAGACTGCCGTGTTTTTCAGTCAAGGCGATAGATTAGGCCTaatattgattaaaaatataatgtgTAAAACGAAGTTATCGTACTAACATGTAAGACTTCTGTCATTGCTTGTGGGGTAAAAGCAAAGTAATCTAGGCGATATTTTTAATAATGGATAAAGTCGCAGtgtcaaattttgttaatttttactgCGACGACTGTTAGCCTAATTGGCGAAAAATAGGCTAGgctaaacaataaaagcatTTTATGGCTTCAAAAACAATTACTTACTGAGTACAAGAACTGGTGCCGCCATCACGATAATGCTTTCTCAATAAAAAGTGTAACTTTGAGATAATTCAACTACGTTCAGATGAATTTTAATCAACACGTAAAACAGAACAAGGAACGTAGCAATGGTATCTAGCAACGGTAGATTCTTCTAGATTTCAACACATGCTGTTTGATCTGCTTCAGTGCTATTCGATCACGTGTGTGGTAAAACCGTTAGcgattaaattaaaactacagatgaaaaattaaaatctagTGAACGTGagcataataaaaaaaatttaaactaaaaatcttaattattttaaacaacttatgaatgttacagttttttttttataaaatacttaCTAAGATGCTGTTGCACTACTTTTTGTACATTCATGCTCCTTATATACTTCTATAGTTTTACAGTCAATATagtaattttaaattgttaacaatttttgttaaactcTTATATgatagtttatttttgatagtgatttttatgcaatttgttttttaattaattgtaTATTGCAATGTCTTTTCtattaacatttttaatatGGGAAAGCCCCtaaattaataattttattttgtctgtTCTGGAAGTTGGATGAATAGACAATTAGGCATAGGCTATATATGCCTATAGCAATTGGTAAGGGTTGGGCTGATgtgaacccaaacccgaatacaTTTGCGGAATATCGCTTTCGTCCGCCGAAGATTTACGCCAGCATAATTACATGACCATTTCCTCGAAACAGTTTAATTTGCAAATATGCCAACTTGAAAAATATGTTAGTTTGTACGTTGATATAATTGACATAGGCCTAGGCTAGGCCTACGCCAAACTCCGCCGGCATAAAAATTGCCTTTGGCTTTTCGCTGTAGATCTTCGATGAAAAGGCCCTAAAGTCCATTCTGGCCTCAGTACAGTACCCGGCGGTATACAGTCAAACCTCGTTAATCCAAACCctgaacaaccggaatccccgttatccgacacaaaattgcagggaacggatttcttcctatgcattttacccctttaatctgGAAATCCCGCTGTTCGACTCTGACAGAAAAGTTTTGGAGCATATGTGCtaaatgaataataataaaatccgATATAGGCTACCTGTCTATAGGCTATTAAGAGTGAAGCAAaaattcacgattgtcctagatacagtagttagttgacgaaaacaATAGCCGACTATATCTATGCATAATAATTTTGGGTtggatcatacaaaaattaattattatttgattttagttgctgttcaGCCAGAAACTTGGTACTTTGAATTGGATTATGTTGTGTACTACATTTTGACAAGGTGCTGCATGTGACTGATCTTTGGCTTTCCGATAATCTAGATACCCTGCTAAACCGACAtcttatgacgaaacaaagtggtccgAATTAAAGAGGTCTGGGGTTTTTCATTTTCCATCCAGACACAGAAATCGGTTCTATCTTAACTGTGATACAGGGTATACAGGCCTATATGTCCTGCAAAACTTTACTATCGGTTTAACTTTGGTTTTAGTTTAATgcgtttaaattattttttttggaCTTTGGGTTTGGTTTCATCCCGTGCTGTTGCTAAAAATTCTATTCTTTCTCATTATGttgtcataactcataagGCATGTTTCTGTCTTGAGGCGTTGCCCCATTTGCTTGTCTTATTTGTGGTAACTATCATTGTAATTGTTAATATGTTTGTGGCCATCTGCATCAGCACATTTTTTCGTC
Proteins encoded in this window:
- the LOC143446958 gene encoding T-complex protein 1 subunit gamma-like; this encodes MAAPVLVLNQNSKRESGRKVQLGNVNAAKTIADVIRTCLGPRSMLKMLMDPMGGIVMTNDGNAILREITVQHPAAKTMIEISRTQDEEVGDGTTSVIILAGEMMSAAQQFLEQKMHPTVIIAAYRKALDDMQDLLTQLSVEVDVTKNEEMRKIVKSAIGTKFINKWANLACDMAIKSVSTVAIENASTGRREIDIKRYAKVEKVPGGTLEDSEVLNGVMLNKDVTHPGMRRKIENPRILLLDCSLEYQKGESQTDLELSKDTDFEKILQMEEEHVKRVTNDIIKFKPDLVFTEKGISDLAQYFLAKANITAIRRVRKSDNNRIARACGGTVCSRTDEIREEDIGTGAGLFEIKKYGDEYFTFITKCKDPKACTILLRGASKDILMEVERNLQDAMQVARNVMVNPRLLPGGGAVEMAVAQLMREKSKSMTGVEQWPYRAVADSLEVIPRTLIQNCGASTIRTITALRAKHASDGNESWGVNGETGDIQDMKELDVWEPLSVKLQIYKTAMETAMLLLRIDDIVSGSKKAEGKEGTSAPAPTAQ
- the LOC143446969 gene encoding glutathione peroxidase 7-like, producing MAGSAVLAHLLLVSSLISCAVCGKGGFYSYKVKNIRGKPVSLEAYRGMVSLVVNLASECGYTNEHYKELTDLYNELNVEKKEPFTVLGFPCNQFGQQEPHDNEDIEKFARETYKAPFPLFAKIDVTGTTAHSAYRYLTESSDKNPNWNFWKYLLDGNGKVIAAWGPRTDVKSIKGEVLKAIEKLKLSRREL